A region of Argentina anserina chromosome 5, drPotAnse1.1, whole genome shotgun sequence DNA encodes the following proteins:
- the LOC126794090 gene encoding probable serine/threonine-protein kinase At1g54610: MGCVLGKGASGGSRRRRNHSRDIDAPSATAVTTDGVVGRDRKEAVERQRVNHTGDFPVIERRKPFQVDQQGWPSWLLAVAGDAIQGWTPRRANTFEKLSKIGQGTYSNVYKARDLITGKIVALKKVRFDNLEPESVKFMAREINVLRKLDHPNVIKLEGLVTSRMSCSLYLIFEYMEHDLSGLAASTEIKFTQPQVKCYMKQLLSGLEHCHSHGVLHRDIKGSNLLIDNEGVLKIADFGLATFFDPRLKQPMTSRVVTLWYRPPELLLGATFYGVGVDLWSAGCILAELLSGKPIMPGRTEVEQLHKIFKLCGSPSEDYWKKYKLPNATLFKPQQPYKRCLAETFKDFPLSSLPLVESLLSIDSHGRGTATAALNSEFFSTEPFACEPSSLPKYRPSKEMDVKLRDAESRRQRGLSGKPNADAPKKVKARDRAGRAIPVPEANAENQGNLDRWRAMTQTTTKSKSEKFPPPHQDGAVGYPQEASHKGPLSFITSDASFGSMVFNTKSSGSVKSMGAVGGSSRRKTNRENPTRAPSRKFIQAFKPSSIGLSMNLLFSRSK; this comes from the exons ATGGGCTGCGTTTTAGGCAAGGGCGCCTCCGGTGGAAGTCGTCGCCGGCGGAATCACAGCCGGGATATCGATGCGCCTTCCGCCACCGCTGTGACCACCGACGGAGTTGTGGGCAGGGATAGGAAGGAGGCGGTGGAGAGGCAGAGAGTGAATCACACCGGCGACTTTCCGGTGATTGAGCGGCGGAAGCCGTTTCAGGTTGACCAGCAAGGCTGGCCGTCGTGGCTGTTGGCCGTCGCCGGCGACGCGATCCAGGGATGGACGCCGCGGCGGGCCAACACCTTCGAGAAGCTATCAAAG ATTGGGCAAGGGACTTATAGCAATGTATATAAAGCTAGAGACTTGATTACTGGGAAGATTGTGGCATTAAAGAAGGTTCGATTCGACAATTTGGAGCCGGAGAGTGTGAAATTCATGGCCAGAGAGATTAATGTGCTGCGAAAACTTGACCATCCCAATGTGATCAAGCTGGAAGGTCTAGTGACTTCAAGAATGTCATGTAGTCTCTACTTAATTTTCGAGTACATGGAGCATGATCTCTCCGGCCTAGCCGCCTCGACGGAGATCAAGTTCACCCAGCCTCAG GTCAAGTGCTATATGAAACAGTTACTGTCCGGACTTGAGCATTGCCACAGCCATGGAGTCTTGCACCGTGATATCAAGGGTTCTAATCTGCTAATTGACAATGAAGGAGTTCTAAAAATAGCTGATTTTGGACTGGCTACATTTTTTGATCCTCGACTGAAGCAACCCATGACTAGTCGGGTTGTTACTCTCTGGTACCGTCCCCCCGAGCTTCTTCTTGGGGCCACTTTCTATGGAGTTGGTGTCGATCTTTGGAGTGCTGGCTGCATTTTGGCAGAGTTGCTTTCTGGGAAGCCTATTATGCCAGGACGGACAGAG GTTGAACAACTGCATAAAATATTCAAGTTATGTGGGTCCCCATCTGAGGATTACTGGAAAAAGTACAAATTGCCAAATGCAACACTTTTTAAGCCACAGCAGCCTTACAAACGCTGCTTGGCAGAAACGTTCAAGGACTTCCCACTTTCTTCCCTACCTTTGGTTGAGTCTCTTCTCTCAATAGACTCTCATGGACGAGGCACTGCCACTGCCGCTTTAAATAGTGAA TTTTTTTCTACTGAGCCTTTTGCTTGTGAGCCATCAAGTTTACCAAAATATCGTCCCAGCAAAGAAATGGATGTAAAGTTACGAGATGCAGAGTCTAGAAG GCAAAGAGGTCTAAGTGGGAAGCCTAATGCTGATGCTCCAAAAAAAGTCAAAGCTCGTGACCGAGCTGGTCGAGCAATTCCAGTTCCAGAAGCTAATGCAGAGAATCAAGGAAACTTAGAC AGGTGGAGAGCAATGACACAAACAACCACCAAGAGCAAGAGTGAGAAATTTCCACCCCCACATCAGGATGGAGCTGTTGGATACCCCCAAGAAGCATCACATAAAGGCCCTCTATCATTTATCACAAGTGATGCTTCATTCGGATCGATGGTTTTCAACACAAAATCTTCAGGATCTGTCAAAAGCATGGGAGCGGTTGGGGGATCTTCAAGGAGGAAAACCAACAGAGAAAACCCAACAAGGGCTCCTTCCCGAAAATTTATCCAGGCGTTCAAGCCCTCGTCGATAGGGCTGTCGATGAATCTATTATTTAGCCGTAGTAAATAA